From a region of the Fimbriiglobus ruber genome:
- a CDS encoding YraN family protein — protein MADARQRANSSARTPPDQPVVFGRWSFWRRWFGQRSERAAARYLRKHGYRILAANVADALGELDLVALDGDTIVVVEVRSTSTPDPQLPAESVNLAKQRKLTDATLRFLARHRLLGSNVRFDVLAIAWPDAAREPTVLHIPHAFEAVGKFQMFS, from the coding sequence GTGGCGGACGCCCGCCAACGAGCGAACAGCAGCGCCCGGACGCCGCCGGATCAGCCGGTCGTGTTCGGGCGCTGGTCGTTTTGGCGGCGGTGGTTCGGCCAGCGGTCGGAACGGGCGGCGGCCAGGTATCTCCGCAAACACGGCTACCGCATCCTCGCGGCCAACGTCGCGGACGCGCTGGGCGAACTCGACCTGGTGGCCCTGGACGGCGACACGATCGTCGTCGTCGAGGTCCGTTCGACTTCGACGCCGGACCCGCAGCTTCCGGCCGAATCCGTGAACCTCGCCAAGCAACGAAAGCTGACCGACGCCACGCTTCGGTTCCTCGCCCGGCACCGCCTCCTCGGCTCCAACGTGCGGTTCGACGTTCTCGCGATCGCCTGGCCCGACGCCGCCCGCGAACCCACGGTCTTGCACATCCCTCATGCTTTTGAAGCGGTCGGCAAGTTTCAGATGTTCTCGTAA
- the trmD gene encoding tRNA (guanosine(37)-N1)-methyltransferase TrmD, with product MRFDVLTLFPDIFQGYATQSLLKLAIQAGLVQIHLWNIRDWSKDKHQKVDDRPFGGGPGMVLMPEPVIDCVEAVRSRVELPGRVVMLTPAGRRLTQSVVAELAMHDRLLLLCGRYEGFDDRIRQTLDPIEISVGDFVCNGGEVPAMIVIDTVIRLIPGVLGDETSAVDESHSEPGRIEYPQFTRPRVFRGLEVPEVLLGGNHRAIAEWREDQSKARSARYHPDTSGDH from the coding sequence ATTCGGTTCGATGTCCTGACGCTTTTCCCGGACATCTTCCAGGGGTACGCGACCCAGAGTCTGCTCAAACTTGCCATCCAGGCGGGTTTAGTGCAGATTCACCTCTGGAACATCCGCGACTGGTCGAAGGACAAGCACCAGAAGGTTGACGACCGGCCGTTCGGCGGCGGTCCCGGCATGGTGCTGATGCCCGAGCCGGTGATCGATTGTGTCGAGGCGGTGCGATCTCGGGTGGAGTTGCCGGGCCGGGTAGTGATGCTGACCCCCGCGGGTCGACGGCTGACGCAATCAGTCGTTGCGGAACTGGCCATGCACGACCGGCTGTTGTTGCTCTGCGGGCGGTACGAAGGCTTCGACGACCGCATCCGGCAGACGCTCGACCCGATCGAGATTTCTGTCGGCGACTTTGTTTGCAACGGCGGCGAAGTGCCCGCGATGATCGTCATCGACACGGTAATCCGGCTCATCCCCGGCGTACTCGGGGATGAAACCAGTGCGGTGGACGAGAGCCACAGCGAGCCGGGTCGGATCGAATACCCGCAGTTCACCCGCCCGCGGGTGTTTCGCGGGCTTGAGGTTCCGGAAGTATTGCTCGGCGGAAACCACCGGGCCATCGCCGAATGGCGAGAAGATCAATCAAAAGCTCGGAGTGCGAGGTATCATCCAGATACCTCTGGCGACCATTAA
- the rpsP gene encoding 30S ribosomal protein S16 — translation MAVRIRMKKMGRTHRHYFRIVAIDHRQPRDGKVIEELGSYDPHMNDKESRVKLIPSRIKYWMSVGAKPSDQCQVFFTKFMKKFEEIEAKEQAEKAVKAAEAAQAKAAHDEAAKAPVAQPTA, via the coding sequence GTGGCTGTTCGTATCCGAATGAAAAAGATGGGCCGGACCCACCGGCATTACTTCCGTATCGTCGCCATCGACCACCGCCAACCGCGGGACGGCAAGGTGATCGAGGAGTTGGGCAGCTACGACCCGCACATGAATGACAAGGAATCGCGGGTCAAGCTGATCCCTTCGCGGATCAAATACTGGATGAGTGTGGGCGCCAAGCCCTCCGACCAGTGCCAGGTGTTCTTCACGAAATTCATGAAGAAGTTTGAAGAGATCGAAGCGAAAGAACAGGCCGAGAAGGCCGTGAAGGCGGCCGAAGCGGCTCAAGCCAAGGCGGCCCACGACGAAGCGGCCAAGGCTCCCGTGGCCCAACCGACGGCCTAA
- a CDS encoding TMEM175 family protein has product MGKNRLEAFSDGVIAIIITIMVLEMKAPSTADLDALEPLLPAFLSYVLSFIYVGIYWNNHHHVFHAVQRVSGTTLWANLHLLFWLSLIPFVTRWVGESHFATIPVVAYGLVLLLCAIAWEIERRVLLRCHDTDSPLTKAMSDNRKEWVSAGLYALALGLAFVHTWIAFALYCVVALIWVIPDRRIEREIGSAKE; this is encoded by the coding sequence ATGGGAAAAAACCGACTCGAAGCGTTCAGCGACGGCGTGATCGCGATCATTATCACGATCATGGTTCTGGAAATGAAGGCTCCCTCGACCGCGGACCTCGACGCGCTCGAACCTTTGTTGCCCGCGTTCTTGAGCTACGTTCTGAGCTTTATTTACGTCGGGATTTACTGGAACAACCACCACCACGTTTTTCACGCGGTTCAGCGGGTCAGTGGGACCACGCTCTGGGCCAATCTCCACCTCCTGTTCTGGCTCTCGCTCATCCCGTTCGTGACGCGGTGGGTGGGCGAGAGCCATTTCGCCACGATCCCGGTCGTGGCTTACGGGTTAGTCCTACTGCTGTGTGCGATCGCGTGGGAAATCGAGCGTCGCGTCTTGCTCAGGTGCCACGACACGGATTCGCCCCTCACCAAAGCGATGAGTGACAACCGCAAGGAATGGGTGTCCGCCGGCCTTTACGCCCTGGCTCTGGGTCTGGCTTTCGTTCACACCTGGATCGCCTTCGCCCTCTACTGTGTGGTCGCACTCATCTGGGTCATCCCGGACCGGCGGATCGAGCGGGAAATCGGCAGCGCGAAGGAATGA
- a CDS encoding protein kinase domain-containing protein, which translates to MPAPETAEEFLDLVKKSGVADDTKLTAYLSRMRGAADFPTDPTKVAGFLIRDGIITHFQAEQILAGKWKRFSIGKYKVLERIGSGGMGQVFLCEHKLMRRRVAVKVLPAAKGADDAARERFYREARAIAAVDHPNLVRAYDIDQDDNIHFLVMEYVDGASLQDLIKKSGPLPPTRAAHYIYGSAIGLQHAHEMGLVHRDIKPGNILIDRSGVVKILDLGLARFFRDEDDQITRKYDENILGTADYLAPEQAIESHTVDIRADLYSLGGTFYFLLTGQPPFPDGTVAQKLLWHQTREPVSVRSLRPEIPQEISDIVTKLMAKEADNRFQTPADVLAALVPWVQVPIPPPDEREMPRLSPAAMGPGTGGTITSKVYGPAPSTMTGSAFTAIPRSDATRAAGGPLTARADGGATVAGTPASGAATRVATAVPATGQPTIVVTPAPMAQATPVAATPVAAAQPTAPAVDAFWEGLASDTQTNAQIDTDRSRVGDSGKKSGARRNDRQTGKATGDKSKKKLLLFAAIGVAAAFVALSVVGVAVWFVFSKTTPKPSGPGEPRTWYVSAKASGPDADRTLNTLRGALDQAGPNDTVLILDDRIEEPPFRLADAGSDKKKRGIKIEAGNAAKSVVWAPKGGTSRAVAALEITYVDGVRVSGLVLDLNGTIDHGVVIRASCPGLVIENVTVKNPRGAGFQLQNAAGAAERPIQLTRCRVVADQKTEAGLSLTAGNQYVAVKNCRFEGPGQAGIKVDGSVRDFELRNNRVFNFDNGVWLTGRLAADAPYDLVIANNTFHTIANAGLSSDHPLASPKQQVTLIRNYFAGTKEIVTTPGPNLPSLKASDNARDKETKEGKVNINAAEVADPPLPPPNPADDATFLRAPAGSKLAAYGVQPE; encoded by the coding sequence ATGCCCGCTCCCGAAACAGCGGAAGAATTCCTGGACCTGGTGAAAAAGAGCGGGGTCGCCGACGACACGAAGTTGACGGCCTACTTGTCGCGTATGCGCGGTGCGGCGGACTTCCCGACCGACCCGACCAAGGTCGCCGGGTTTCTCATCCGGGACGGGATCATCACGCACTTTCAGGCCGAGCAGATTCTTGCCGGCAAGTGGAAGCGGTTCTCGATCGGGAAATACAAGGTTCTGGAGCGGATCGGCAGCGGGGGTATGGGGCAGGTGTTCCTCTGCGAACACAAGCTCATGCGCCGCCGGGTAGCGGTGAAAGTCCTGCCGGCCGCCAAGGGGGCGGACGACGCGGCCCGCGAGCGGTTCTACCGCGAGGCCCGCGCCATCGCGGCCGTCGACCACCCGAACCTCGTCCGGGCGTACGACATCGACCAGGACGACAACATTCACTTCCTCGTCATGGAGTACGTCGACGGGGCCAGTCTGCAGGACCTCATCAAGAAGTCCGGCCCGCTCCCGCCCACCCGCGCGGCCCACTACATCTACGGCTCCGCGATCGGGCTCCAGCACGCCCACGAAATGGGCCTCGTCCACCGGGACATCAAACCGGGCAACATCCTGATCGACCGGTCCGGGGTGGTTAAGATCCTCGACCTCGGGCTCGCCCGGTTCTTCCGCGACGAAGACGACCAGATCACCCGGAAGTACGACGAGAACATCCTCGGGACGGCCGACTATCTGGCCCCCGAACAGGCGATCGAGAGCCACACGGTCGACATCCGAGCTGACCTGTATTCGCTCGGCGGGACGTTTTACTTCCTGCTCACCGGCCAACCCCCGTTCCCGGACGGCACGGTCGCCCAGAAATTGCTGTGGCACCAGACCCGCGAACCGGTCTCGGTCCGCTCGCTCCGGCCCGAGATCCCGCAAGAGATTTCGGACATCGTGACGAAACTGATGGCGAAGGAGGCGGACAACCGCTTTCAGACGCCGGCCGACGTCCTGGCCGCCCTCGTCCCGTGGGTTCAAGTTCCGATCCCGCCGCCGGACGAGCGCGAGATGCCGCGTCTCTCCCCGGCGGCCATGGGTCCGGGGACCGGCGGCACGATCACGTCGAAGGTGTACGGGCCGGCGCCGAGTACGATGACCGGCTCGGCGTTCACCGCGATTCCGCGGTCCGACGCGACCCGAGCCGCCGGCGGTCCCTTGACGGCGCGGGCAGATGGCGGCGCGACGGTCGCCGGCACTCCCGCGAGCGGCGCCGCGACCCGCGTGGCCACGGCCGTGCCCGCAACCGGCCAACCGACCATTGTCGTCACACCCGCGCCCATGGCGCAGGCGACGCCGGTGGCCGCGACCCCTGTTGCGGCCGCACAGCCCACCGCCCCGGCGGTCGACGCGTTTTGGGAAGGGTTGGCGTCCGACACCCAAACGAACGCCCAGATCGATACCGACCGCTCGCGGGTGGGCGACAGCGGCAAGAAAAGTGGGGCGCGGCGGAACGACCGCCAGACCGGGAAAGCGACCGGGGACAAGAGCAAGAAGAAGCTTCTGCTGTTCGCCGCCATCGGGGTGGCCGCCGCGTTCGTCGCCCTTTCCGTCGTGGGCGTGGCCGTTTGGTTCGTGTTCTCGAAAACGACGCCCAAGCCGTCAGGTCCGGGCGAGCCGCGGACGTGGTACGTCTCGGCCAAAGCGTCGGGACCGGACGCCGACCGGACGCTCAACACCCTTCGCGGGGCGCTGGACCAGGCCGGGCCGAATGATACCGTCCTGATCCTCGATGACCGCATCGAAGAGCCCCCGTTCCGGCTGGCCGACGCCGGGTCCGACAAGAAGAAACGGGGCATCAAGATCGAAGCCGGCAACGCGGCCAAGTCGGTCGTGTGGGCGCCGAAGGGTGGCACGTCCCGGGCGGTGGCGGCCCTGGAGATCACTTACGTCGACGGCGTCCGCGTTTCCGGCTTGGTGTTGGACCTCAACGGCACGATCGACCACGGCGTCGTGATCCGGGCGAGCTGTCCCGGGCTGGTCATCGAGAACGTCACCGTCAAAAACCCTCGCGGGGCGGGCTTCCAACTCCAGAACGCGGCCGGGGCGGCGGAACGCCCGATCCAGCTGACCCGCTGCCGGGTGGTCGCCGACCAAAAGACCGAAGCCGGTCTCTCGCTGACCGCCGGGAACCAGTACGTGGCCGTCAAGAATTGTCGTTTTGAAGGCCCGGGGCAGGCGGGCATCAAGGTCGACGGGTCGGTCCGCGATTTCGAGTTGCGGAACAACCGCGTGTTCAACTTCGACAACGGCGTCTGGCTCACCGGCCGGCTGGCCGCGGACGCCCCTTACGATCTGGTCATCGCGAACAACACGTTCCACACGATCGCGAACGCCGGCCTGTCGTCCGACCACCCCCTGGCGAGCCCGAAGCAGCAGGTCACGCTCATCCGGAACTATTTCGCCGGCACCAAGGAAATCGTCACCACGCCGGGGCCGAACCTCCCGTCCTTGAAGGCGAGCGACAACGCGCGGGACAAGGAGACGAAAGAAGGCAAGGTGAACATCAACGCCGCCGAGGTGGCCGACCCGCCGCTCCCGCCGCCGAACCCGGCGGACGACGCCACGTTCCTCCGCGCCCCAGCCGGTAGCAAGCTCGCCGCATACGGGGTTCAGCCGGAATAA
- a CDS encoding serine/threonine-protein kinase, with protein MAAAPSTTTDLLDLIRRSGLLTPEALDTVLKQRSSPPSSPSSLASYLVKTGSLTSFQAKMLLSGKHRGFRLGAYILRDQIGQGGMGAVYLAEHETLRRRVAIKVLSTGGTAAVDRLLREARSAAALDHPNIVHLYDIASQGPTHYLVMEYVDGQTLDKLVADDGPLPCSKAVEYAAQTAAGLQHAFEKGFVHRDIKPANLMLARDGTVKILDMGLARSPASGEAGAEGPDHGTPVGTADYISPEQAMSAPDQDIRADIYSLGATFFTLVVGRPPFDGNTTQKLLQHQIKTPPSLSALDPSFPKGLAAVVARMLAKRPDDRYATPAEVVTALAPWMQNSTRVVIALSHTDLAQKPEFQDTLAEVVGAGAKRSPDAPAEVVREQHRPRRRLAAVGLAAFALIASVGVIAALGGFTASPPASVAAASNLPAADPKTAADKDAAAQPTKPRDESVFAPATLLSERIAGKSTQQDAAVSLTAGPSRAATAPPVKLAADGNVLFTLDLGPIPEFDVVIENGKPTPPDLKLPFGMGAWVWKKGAVGAFRCMTIEGAKAIGVTNLNDAGSAQYSVELETALRLKIEPEKQYRVTVGYLTANEAKGFVEVMNKEYKKVGRAEVVAKQGWQVAEVLFTRPADSHVRLVVENTAVGEGNTLFVKSVDISPPSSASPMLRAARHGQPGGALVF; from the coding sequence ATGGCTGCCGCCCCATCGACGACAACGGACCTGTTGGACCTGATCCGCCGGAGCGGCCTACTGACGCCGGAAGCGTTGGATACCGTTCTGAAACAGCGATCGAGCCCGCCGAGTAGCCCTTCCTCGTTAGCGTCCTACCTCGTCAAGACCGGCTCGCTCACGTCATTTCAAGCCAAAATGCTCCTGTCCGGTAAGCACCGCGGGTTCCGGCTCGGGGCCTACATCCTCCGCGACCAGATCGGGCAAGGCGGCATGGGGGCGGTCTACCTGGCCGAACACGAAACCCTCCGCCGGCGGGTCGCGATCAAGGTGCTGTCGACCGGCGGCACCGCCGCCGTCGATCGCCTGTTGCGCGAGGCCCGCTCGGCGGCCGCCCTCGACCACCCGAACATCGTTCACCTTTACGACATCGCCAGCCAGGGACCGACCCACTACCTGGTCATGGAATACGTCGACGGCCAAACGCTCGACAAACTCGTCGCGGACGACGGGCCGCTGCCTTGTTCCAAGGCCGTCGAATACGCGGCCCAGACCGCGGCCGGGCTCCAACACGCCTTCGAGAAAGGGTTCGTCCACCGGGACATCAAGCCCGCGAACCTGATGCTCGCCCGCGACGGGACCGTCAAAATTCTCGACATGGGCTTGGCCCGATCGCCCGCGTCGGGGGAGGCGGGAGCCGAGGGGCCGGACCACGGCACGCCCGTCGGCACCGCCGACTATATCTCCCCCGAACAGGCCATGAGCGCGCCCGACCAGGACATCCGGGCGGACATCTACAGCCTCGGCGCGACCTTCTTCACCCTCGTCGTCGGCCGCCCGCCGTTCGACGGCAACACGACGCAGAAGCTTCTCCAACATCAAATCAAGACACCCCCGTCACTGAGCGCGCTCGATCCCTCGTTCCCGAAGGGCCTCGCGGCGGTCGTGGCCCGGATGTTGGCGAAGCGGCCGGACGACCGGTACGCGACGCCGGCCGAGGTGGTCACCGCGCTGGCCCCGTGGATGCAGAACAGCACACGGGTCGTCATCGCGCTTTCCCATACCGACCTGGCCCAGAAGCCGGAATTTCAGGACACGCTGGCCGAGGTCGTCGGCGCCGGCGCGAAGCGTTCACCCGACGCGCCAGCCGAGGTCGTCCGCGAGCAACACCGGCCGCGACGACGCCTGGCGGCCGTCGGATTAGCGGCGTTCGCTCTCATCGCGAGCGTGGGCGTCATCGCCGCGCTGGGCGGGTTTACCGCGTCCCCGCCCGCGTCGGTGGCCGCGGCGTCGAACCTACCTGCCGCCGATCCAAAGACCGCGGCTGACAAAGACGCGGCCGCCCAACCGACAAAGCCGCGGGACGAATCGGTCTTCGCCCCGGCCACGTTGTTGAGTGAAAGAATCGCCGGCAAGTCGACCCAGCAGGACGCTGCCGTATCGCTGACCGCGGGCCCATCGCGCGCCGCCACCGCTCCCCCGGTCAAACTGGCCGCGGACGGCAACGTCCTGTTCACCCTCGACCTCGGACCGATTCCCGAGTTCGACGTGGTGATCGAGAACGGGAAGCCGACGCCTCCCGACCTGAAACTGCCGTTCGGGATGGGGGCCTGGGTGTGGAAGAAGGGGGCAGTCGGTGCCTTCCGGTGTATGACGATCGAAGGCGCGAAAGCGATCGGCGTGACGAACCTGAACGACGCCGGGAGCGCCCAATATTCGGTCGAACTGGAAACGGCGCTGCGACTCAAGATCGAACCGGAGAAACAATACCGGGTCACGGTCGGGTATCTCACCGCGAACGAGGCCAAGGGCTTCGTCGAGGTCATGAACAAGGAATACAAGAAGGTCGGTCGAGCCGAGGTGGTCGCCAAGCAGGGATGGCAAGTCGCGGAAGTCCTCTTCACCCGCCCGGCCGACAGCCACGTCCGGCTCGTCGTCGAAAATACCGCGGTCGGCGAAGGAAACACGTTGTTCGTCAAGTCCGTCGATATTTCCCCGCCGAGTAGCGCCTCTCCAATGCTTCGCGCGGCCCGCCACGGTCAGCCCGGAGGCGCGTTAGTTTTTTGA
- a CDS encoding RNA polymerase sigma factor gives MPDPGPPPDPDTDLIRRWQGGDRAAFEGLVRAWQGPVARFLARLTGSADQARDLTQDVFLRVYLSAGKYRDDGRFSAWLFRVAVNLARDAARRTSRRPVAALPETEPPSPGPSADGQFEDRERAAGVAAALAELSPPLREVVLLRHYEDMSFEEMARLLGTPASTLKSRFTVALRQLQERLTANGFAPEDCHDL, from the coding sequence ATGCCAGACCCAGGACCGCCCCCCGACCCCGATACCGACCTGATCCGGCGGTGGCAGGGCGGGGACCGGGCCGCGTTTGAAGGGCTCGTCCGCGCGTGGCAGGGGCCGGTCGCCCGGTTCCTCGCGCGGCTCACCGGGTCCGCGGACCAGGCCCGCGATTTGACCCAGGACGTGTTCCTCCGCGTCTACCTCTCCGCGGGCAAATACCGGGACGACGGCCGGTTCTCGGCGTGGCTCTTCCGCGTCGCCGTGAACCTCGCACGGGACGCCGCACGGCGGACGTCCCGCCGCCCGGTGGCCGCCCTGCCCGAGACCGAACCGCCCTCCCCGGGGCCGTCGGCTGACGGGCAGTTCGAAGACCGCGAGCGAGCCGCGGGCGTCGCCGCCGCGCTGGCCGAGCTGTCGCCCCCGCTCCGCGAGGTCGTTCTCTTGCGGCACTACGAAGACATGAGTTTCGAGGAGATGGCCCGGCTCCTCGGCACACCGGCCAGCACGCTCAAATCCCGGTTCACGGTCGCCCTCCGACAACTCCAGGAACGGCTCACCGCGAACGGGTTCGCCCCCGAGGACTGTCATGATCTGTGA
- a CDS encoding anti-sigma factor family protein: MICDDVRGHLPLYLTADLPPPTAAAVRDHLAGCGACRADHADLLAVRSLLDAAPLPVVPPVDLGAVYQAALARHAQSARLGRRGACAAAALAAGIAFLALVPRVEITLGASEFAVRWGLPAPVVPQPVAPIPPPPAPPAGPGPSEYANLVRQQAETEARLHDLKDLLLTLAADVDERDQKQKDRIAVVLQQLRGLDASTREQFRETEKTNSALYTAVFDKPRTEGARP, encoded by the coding sequence ATGATCTGTGACGACGTGCGGGGGCACCTCCCGCTTTACCTCACGGCCGACCTGCCGCCGCCCACCGCGGCGGCCGTCCGCGACCACCTGGCCGGTTGCGGCGCGTGCCGGGCCGACCACGCCGACCTACTGGCCGTTCGCAGTCTTCTCGATGCGGCGCCTTTGCCTGTTGTCCCGCCGGTCGACCTGGGCGCGGTGTACCAGGCGGCGCTCGCGCGGCACGCACAGTCCGCCCGGCTCGGGCGGCGCGGGGCGTGTGCCGCGGCCGCCCTGGCCGCCGGGATCGCGTTCCTGGCGCTGGTGCCGCGGGTCGAGATCACCTTGGGAGCGAGCGAGTTCGCCGTCCGCTGGGGTCTTCCGGCTCCCGTTGTGCCGCAACCCGTTGCACCGATTCCGCCTCCACCCGCACCGCCGGCCGGACCCGGCCCGAGTGAGTACGCGAACCTCGTCCGGCAGCAGGCCGAGACGGAGGCCCGACTCCACGACTTGAAAGACCTTCTCCTGACGCTCGCCGCCGACGTGGACGAGCGGGACCAGAAGCAGAAAGACAGGATTGCCGTCGTCTTGCAACAACTCCGCGGGCTCGACGCCTCGACGCGCGAGCAATTCCGCGAGACCGAGAAAACCAACTCGGCACTGTACACCGCCGTTTTCGATAAACCCCGGACGGAAGGAGCGAGACCGTGA